In Mauremys mutica isolate MM-2020 ecotype Southern unplaced genomic scaffold, ASM2049712v1 000553F_np12_obj, whole genome shotgun sequence, a genomic segment contains:
- the SLC6A8 gene encoding sodium- and chloride-dependent creatine transporter 1 isoform X2: MARVTHACPCVFLIPYLLIAVLGGVPIFFLEISLGQFMKAGSINVWNVAPLFKGLGFASMVIVFYCNTYYIMVLAWGCYYLVSSFSAPLPWATCGHTWNTPECAESFPPPGCAGNRSCEPEGRSPVLEFWENRVLRLSGGLEVPGAINWEVTLCLLGCWLLVYFCVWKGVKSTGKIVYFTATFPYVVLIVLLIRGLLLPGAGAGILYYLKPDWAKLGSPQVWIDAGTQIFFSYAIGLGALTALGSYNRFNNDCYKDAIILALINSGTSFFAGFVVFSILGFMAAEQGVDISKVAESGPGLAFIAYPRAVTLMPVAPLWAALFFIMLLLLGLDSQFVGVEGFITGILDLLPPSCSFRFQREVTVALSCILCFFIDLSMVTEGGMYVFQLFDYYSASGTTLLWQAFWECVVIGWVYGADRFMDDIACMIGYRPFPWMKWCWMVLTPLICLGIFLFNVAYYKPLIYNQTYVYPWWGEALGWAFALSSMLCLPLTALAKLLRAKGSLAERWQRLTQPVWGLHHLEYKLPEGNVGALSSLSPRAEDMGKVVILESVM; this comes from the exons ATGGCCAGGGTGACTCACGCCTGCCCAT GTGTCTTTCTGATCCCCTACCTGCTCatcgcggtgctggggggggtcccCATTTTCTTCCTGGAGATTTCGCTGGGGCAGTTCATGAAAGCCGGGAGCATCAATGTCTGGAACGTCGCACCCCTGTTCAAAG GCCTGGGCTTCGCCTCCATGGTGATCGTGTTTTACTGCAACACCTACTACATCATGGTGCTGGCCTGGGGCTGCTACTACCTGGTCAGCTCCTTCagcgcccccctgccctgggccaccTGCGGCCACACCTGGAACACGCCCGAGTGCGCCGAGAGCTTCCCTCCGCCGGGCTGCGCCGGCAACCGCAGCTGTGAGCCCGAGGGGCGCTCGCCCGTGCTGGAGTTCTGGGA GAACCGGGTGCTGCGGCTCTCGGGCGGCCTGGAGGTGCCGGGCGCCATCAACTGGGAGGTGACGCTCTGCCTGCTGGGCTGCTGGCTGCTGGTCTACTTCTGCGTCTGGAAGGGCGTCAAGTCCACCGGGAAG ATCGTCTATTTCACTGCTACATTCCCCTACGTGGTGCTGATCGTGCTCCTGATCCGGGGGCTCCTGCTGCCCGGCGCCGGCGCCGGGATCCTCTATTATCTCAAACCCGACTGGGCCAAGCTGGGCTCCCCCCAG GTCTGGATCGACGCGGGGACTCAGATCTTTTTCTCTTACGCCATCGGCCTGGGCGCCCTGACAGCCCTGGGCAGCTACAACCGCTTCAACAACGACTGCTACAA aGATGCCATAATCCTCGCCCTGATCAACAGCGGGACGAGCTTCTTCGCCGGCTTCGTGGTGTTCTCCATCCTGGGCTTCATGGCGGCGGAGCAGGGGGTCGACATCTCCAAGGTGGCGGAATCCG GGCCTGGCCTGGCATTCATTGCGTATCCCCGAGCTGTCACCCTGATGCCCGTCGCtcccctctgggcggctctgTTCTTCatcatgctgctgctccttggactGGACAGTCAG tttgtgggggtggagggtttcATTACAGGGATCCTGGACTTGCTCCCGCCCAGCTGCTCGTTCCGGTTCCAGCGGGAGGTGACGGTCGCCCTGAGCTGCATCCTCTGCTTCTTCATCGACCTCTCCATGGTCACCGAG GGGGGTATGTACGTCTTCCAGCTCTTCGACTACTACTCGGCCAGCGGCACCACGCTGCTCTGGCAGGCGTTCTGGGAATGCGTCGTGATTGGCTGGGTGTACG GGGCCGATCGGTTCATGGACGACATCGCCTGCATGATCGGCTACCGGCCCTTCCCCTGGATGAAATGGTGCTGGATGGTTCTGACGCCCCTCATCTGCCTG GGCATTTTCCTCTTCAACGTTGCCTACTACAAGCCGCTGATCTACAACCAGACGTACGTGTACCCGTGGTGGGGcgaggccctgggctgggcctTCGCGCTCAGCTCCATGCTGTGTCTGCCGCTCACCGCCCTGGCCAAGCTGCTCCGCGCCAAGGGGTCGCTGGCCGag cgctgGCAGCGGCTCACCCAGCCCGTGTGGGGGCTGCACCACCTGGAGTACAAGCTGCCCGAGGGGAACGTGGGGGCTCTGAGCAGCCTGAGCCCCCGCGCCGAGGACATGGGGAAAGTCGTCATCCTGGAGAGCGTCATGTGA